A portion of the Vreelandella subglaciescola genome contains these proteins:
- the apaG gene encoding Co2+/Mg2+ efflux protein ApaG, protein MSEPSIHITIKPQYREQESSDAETRYVFSYTVTVHNQSDCSVQLLARYWKITQGSGDAQEVRGKGVIGQQPLIGPGQRFRYTSRAVLETPVGTMEGAYTLLDTTTQRSFDVPVSPFRLAQPSAIH, encoded by the coding sequence ATGAGCGAGCCATCGATCCATATCACCATCAAGCCCCAGTACCGCGAGCAGGAGTCCAGCGACGCTGAGACGCGCTACGTGTTCAGCTACACGGTGACCGTACACAACCAGAGCGACTGCAGCGTTCAGCTGTTGGCGCGCTACTGGAAAATCACCCAGGGCAGCGGCGACGCGCAGGAAGTACGCGGCAAGGGCGTGATCGGCCAGCAGCCCTTGATTGGCCCCGGTCAGCGCTTTCGCTATACCAGCCGCGCGGTATTAGAAACGCCTGTGGGCACCATGGAAGGCGCCTATACGCTGCTCGACACCACGACCCAGCGCTCTTTTGACGTGCCGGTGTCGCCGTTTCGGCTGGCGCAGCCTAGCGCCATTCATTAA
- a CDS encoding polynucleotide adenylyltransferase, protein MQKPKPTSTRQPEAGLEVYRVGGAVRDALLGRPVWDNDWVVVGATPEMMRQRGFKPVGRDFPVFLHPDTAEEYALARTERKAGHGYGGFTVHASPDVTLEEDLIRRDLTINAIAEAPDGTLVDPYGGQADIQRRALRHVSEAFSEDPLRVLRTARFLARYAELGFAIAPETRALMAQVSASGELEHLAAERVWVESEKALGESSPEAYFTALDDCGALATWWAEMNGEALAPCLAAMASVPTWPDIPLAHWRYARLVSPLSDESRQALAERLKLPRAVEQLARHSAATARLVSQPLSTDTVMAWLDGQDSWRRPERARAQISLAEALAPACYPRLEQAFQAATAVSPQGLIAEGYKGAELGQQIGVSRRDAVAGALCQSSA, encoded by the coding sequence ATGCAAAAGCCAAAACCAACATCAACACGACAGCCCGAAGCCGGCCTTGAGGTCTACCGCGTGGGCGGCGCGGTGCGCGATGCGCTGCTGGGCCGGCCGGTGTGGGATAACGACTGGGTGGTGGTCGGCGCCACCCCCGAGATGATGCGCCAGCGAGGCTTCAAGCCGGTGGGGCGGGATTTCCCCGTGTTTTTGCATCCGGATACCGCCGAAGAATATGCGCTGGCGCGTACCGAGCGCAAAGCCGGCCACGGCTACGGCGGGTTTACGGTGCACGCAAGCCCCGACGTCACGTTGGAAGAAGACCTGATTCGCCGTGACCTGACCATCAACGCCATTGCCGAGGCGCCCGACGGCACTCTGGTCGATCCTTATGGCGGCCAGGCCGATATTCAGCGGCGCGCGCTGCGTCACGTGTCTGAGGCTTTTAGCGAAGACCCGCTACGCGTACTGCGCACAGCGCGTTTTCTGGCGCGCTACGCCGAGCTCGGGTTTGCCATTGCCCCGGAAACCCGGGCGCTGATGGCACAGGTTAGCGCCAGCGGCGAGCTTGAGCATCTGGCCGCCGAACGCGTCTGGGTCGAAAGCGAAAAAGCGCTGGGAGAATCGAGCCCCGAGGCCTACTTCACGGCGCTTGACGACTGCGGCGCGCTGGCGACGTGGTGGGCGGAGATGAACGGTGAGGCGCTAGCGCCGTGTTTGGCTGCGATGGCAAGCGTGCCCACATGGCCCGACATCCCGCTGGCCCATTGGCGCTACGCGCGGCTGGTGTCGCCGCTGTCCGATGAGAGCCGCCAAGCGCTTGCCGAGCGGCTAAAACTGCCCCGCGCCGTCGAGCAGCTCGCCCGTCACAGCGCGGCAACCGCGCGGCTGGTCAGCCAACCGCTGAGCACGGATACCGTAATGGCCTGGCTTGACGGCCAGGATAGCTGGCGCCGGCCCGAACGCGCGCGCGCTCAGATTTCGTTGGCTGAAGCGCTTGCGCCTGCGTGTTATCCGCGCCTTGAACAGGCGTTTCAGGCGGCGACAGCCGTCAGCCCGCAGGGGCTGATAGCAGAAGGCTATAAAGGGGCTGAGCTTGGCCAGCAGATCGGCGTAAGCCGACGCGATGCCGTGGCCGGAGCGCTTTGCCAAAGCTCGGCGTAG
- the folB gene encoding dihydroneopterin aldolase translates to MDRILIEALEVDTVIGAYDWERLIEQRLSLDLQLATDIRPAAATDDLTLTLNYAAICERIQRFAREHDFELVETFAERLAQTLRDEFAIDWLRLTLRKPGAVPAARSVGLEITRGTLPGTQPESQ, encoded by the coding sequence ATGGATCGCATTCTGATTGAAGCGCTGGAAGTGGACACGGTGATCGGCGCGTACGACTGGGAGCGCCTCATTGAGCAACGGCTAAGCCTTGATCTTCAGCTTGCCACCGACATTCGCCCGGCAGCGGCCACTGACGACCTGACGCTGACCCTGAACTACGCCGCCATCTGCGAGCGCATTCAGCGCTTTGCTCGGGAGCACGATTTCGAGCTGGTCGAGACCTTTGCCGAGCGGCTGGCGCAAACCCTGCGCGACGAGTTCGCCATCGACTGGCTGCGCCTGACGCTGCGCAAGCCCGGTGCCGTTCCCGCCGCGCGCAGCGTAGGGCTTGAGATCACTCGCGGCACGCTGCCCGGAACCCAGCCAGAAAGCCAATGA
- the pdxA gene encoding 4-hydroxythreonine-4-phosphate dehydrogenase PdxA codes for MTQHSVDSRLPVAITTGEPAGIGPELVLMLAANGELPPASVAVGDPAMLSVRAAALGLEVTLVPCQPGDPLPDGDGVLPVWPVALRAPCAPGTLNPANADYVIETLTVAVEACRAGHAAAMTTAPLHKGVIIDGGHTGFTGHTEWLRDACGVDEVVMMLATDDALHATRAGFDGSSDLRVALATTHLPLREVADAITAERITRIARILDADLRDQFGIAAPRIAVCGLNPHAGEDGHLGREEIDIIIPTLAALRAEGRDIRGPYPADTLFTPRHLVDVDAVLAMYHDQGLAVLKYAGFGSAANITLGLPLVRTSVDHGTALDLAGKGLASPASLGVAIALARRLADQRAA; via the coding sequence GTGACGCAGCACAGCGTCGATAGCCGTCTGCCGGTGGCGATTACCACCGGCGAGCCGGCCGGCATCGGCCCGGAGCTTGTGCTGATGCTAGCGGCCAACGGTGAACTGCCGCCGGCAAGCGTCGCCGTGGGTGATCCGGCCATGCTGTCAGTGCGCGCCGCGGCGCTTGGGCTTGAGGTTACGTTGGTGCCCTGTCAGCCGGGCGATCCGCTTCCTGACGGTGACGGCGTGCTGCCGGTGTGGCCGGTGGCGCTCAGAGCGCCATGTGCGCCGGGCACGCTCAATCCGGCCAACGCCGACTATGTGATTGAAACGCTGACGGTTGCCGTAGAAGCTTGCCGGGCCGGCCACGCGGCGGCGATGACCACCGCGCCGCTGCACAAGGGCGTGATTATCGACGGCGGGCACACGGGCTTTACCGGCCACACCGAATGGCTGCGCGACGCCTGCGGCGTCGATGAAGTAGTCATGATGCTGGCCACCGACGACGCCCTGCACGCCACCCGCGCCGGGTTTGACGGCAGCAGCGACCTGCGCGTCGCGCTTGCGACCACGCATTTGCCGCTGCGCGAGGTGGCCGACGCCATTACCGCCGAGCGCATTACCCGCATTGCACGGATTCTGGACGCCGACCTGCGCGACCAGTTCGGCATTGCCGCACCGCGTATCGCGGTGTGCGGGCTGAACCCCCACGCCGGTGAAGACGGGCATCTGGGGCGCGAGGAAATCGATATCATCATCCCCACGCTGGCCGCGCTGCGCGCCGAGGGGCGGGATATACGCGGCCCCTACCCGGCGGATACACTGTTTACCCCGCGCCATCTGGTTGATGTTGATGCGGTGCTCGCCATGTATCACGATCAGGGGCTCGCCGTGCTCAAGTACGCCGGTTTTGGCAGCGCGGCCAACATCACCCTGGGCCTACCGCTGGTGCGCACCTCGGTGGACCACGGCACCGCGCTTGATCTGGCCGGCAAAGGGCTGGCGTCGCCGGCCAGTCTGGGCGTGGCGATTGCGCTGGCGCGCCGGCTTGCCGATCAGCGCGCTGCTTAA
- the rsmA gene encoding 16S rRNA (adenine(1518)-N(6)/adenine(1519)-N(6))-dimethyltransferase RsmA, producing MSAVTHHRARKRFGQNFLRDVGVIGRIVHAIDPRPGERLVEIGPGQGALTQPLLDAADGLEVIELDRDLIPGLRVQFFNYPGFVIHEGDALKYDFAELRGDGAPLRVVGNLPYNISTPLIIHLLGAGSAVADMHFMLQKEVVERMAAEPGGSDWGRLSVMAQYYCQVEQLFTVPPEAFVPSPAVESAIVRLTPHAELPHVADDPTLLFELVKQAFGQRRKTLRNNLKGRVSAETLEALGIDPRRRPQTLSVEEFVRLANCVAKNETQATQGDDSR from the coding sequence ATGTCAGCAGTGACGCACCATCGCGCTCGTAAACGTTTCGGGCAAAACTTCCTCCGCGACGTCGGGGTGATCGGGCGTATCGTCCACGCGATCGACCCGCGTCCGGGCGAGCGCCTCGTGGAGATCGGCCCGGGGCAGGGGGCGCTGACCCAGCCGCTGCTTGACGCCGCCGACGGCCTTGAAGTGATCGAGCTTGATCGTGATCTGATTCCCGGCCTGCGGGTGCAGTTTTTCAACTATCCCGGCTTCGTCATCCATGAAGGCGACGCGCTCAAGTACGATTTTGCCGAGCTGCGGGGCGACGGCGCGCCGCTGCGCGTGGTCGGCAACCTGCCGTACAACATCTCCACGCCGCTGATCATTCACCTGCTGGGCGCCGGCAGCGCGGTGGCCGACATGCACTTCATGCTGCAAAAAGAGGTGGTCGAGCGCATGGCGGCGGAGCCGGGCGGCTCTGACTGGGGGCGGCTGTCGGTCATGGCGCAGTACTATTGCCAGGTCGAGCAGCTGTTCACGGTGCCGCCCGAAGCCTTTGTGCCGAGCCCGGCGGTGGAGTCCGCGATTGTGCGCCTGACGCCCCACGCCGAGCTGCCCCACGTGGCAGACGATCCGACGCTGCTGTTCGAGCTGGTCAAGCAGGCGTTCGGCCAGCGGCGCAAAACGCTGCGCAACAATCTCAAGGGCCGGGTCAGCGCCGAGACTCTGGAGGCCCTCGGGATCGACCCGCGTCGCCGCCCGCAAACGCTCAGCGTGGAAGAGTTTGTGCGTCTGGCCAATTGCGTGGCAAAAAACGAGACGCAAGCAACCCAGGGAGACGACAGTCGATGA
- a CDS encoding 2-amino-4-hydroxy-6-hydroxymethyldihydropteridine diphosphokinase produces the protein MSMRQVILGLGSNQNPLANFRRCLTALEARFGEIRASTVYQSADVTQPNADTLSDGHAAVFPGPIFHNMAVAFASDAAPAEIKAWCKAQERVQGRLPKSAGARTHPIDIDLLAVGDLCGEFADNDGQAIPLPHGDILRHAFVLGPLAELAPDARHPRTDETYAELWQSAPATASRRLTPICWPSSAPL, from the coding sequence ATGAGCATGCGTCAGGTGATTTTAGGGCTAGGCAGCAATCAGAACCCGCTCGCCAACTTTCGCCGCTGCCTGACAGCGCTTGAAGCACGTTTCGGCGAGATACGCGCATCCACGGTGTACCAAAGCGCTGATGTGACCCAGCCCAACGCGGATACGTTATCTGACGGTCATGCTGCCGTCTTTCCCGGCCCCATCTTCCACAACATGGCCGTGGCGTTTGCAAGCGACGCCGCTCCGGCGGAGATAAAAGCCTGGTGCAAGGCGCAGGAGCGCGTTCAGGGTCGCCTGCCCAAGAGCGCCGGGGCGCGCACCCATCCCATCGATATTGATCTATTGGCCGTGGGCGATCTGTGCGGCGAGTTTGCTGACAACGACGGCCAAGCCATCCCGTTGCCCCACGGCGATATTTTGCGCCATGCCTTTGTGCTTGGGCCGCTGGCGGAGCTTGCTCCCGATGCCCGCCATCCCCGCACCGATGAAACCTACGCCGAGCTTTGGCAAAGCGCTCCGGCCACGGCATCGCGTCGGCTTACGCCGATCTGCTGGCCAAGCTCAGCCCCTTTATAG
- a CDS encoding symmetrical bis(5'-nucleosyl)-tetraphosphatase has translation MSTYVIGDLHGCHAEFVALLEALSFDPRRDRLWLVGDLVNRGPDSLACLREARALGDSARCVLGNHDLHCLVAARSGTVKPHSAFGSIVNAADGDALLDWLQQQPLTVRRDTTLMTHAGLLPQWSLDQAEGLGAEVEEALAGEQAGAFLARLFGDEPSRWRDDLDGMDRLRFIVNAMTRMRFINAEGQLDFSAKRGLDSAPAGFAPWFQFPRQDDASLLFGHWAALEGRTPDSAVNAQTLDTGCAWGGSLTALDLDSGRRTRVPSQRRQKT, from the coding sequence ATGAGTACCTATGTAATAGGCGATCTGCACGGCTGCCACGCCGAGTTTGTCGCGCTGCTGGAAGCCCTTTCCTTTGACCCGCGCCGCGACCGCCTGTGGCTGGTGGGCGATCTGGTCAACCGTGGGCCAGACTCACTCGCCTGCCTGCGCGAAGCCCGTGCGCTGGGCGACAGCGCACGCTGCGTGCTGGGCAACCACGACCTGCACTGCCTCGTTGCCGCCCGCAGCGGTACGGTCAAGCCGCACAGCGCCTTTGGCTCTATCGTTAACGCCGCCGACGGCGATGCGCTGCTGGATTGGCTACAGCAGCAGCCACTAACGGTGCGCCGCGACACCACGCTGATGACGCATGCCGGGCTGTTGCCCCAGTGGAGCCTTGACCAAGCCGAGGGGTTAGGCGCCGAGGTGGAAGAAGCACTTGCCGGCGAACAGGCGGGTGCGTTTCTGGCGCGCCTGTTCGGCGATGAACCAAGCCGCTGGCGCGACGACCTTGACGGCATGGACCGGCTACGCTTTATCGTCAACGCCATGACGCGAATGCGCTTTATTAACGCTGAAGGCCAGCTGGACTTTTCCGCCAAGCGCGGTCTGGATAGCGCGCCTGCAGGCTTTGCGCCGTGGTTCCAGTTCCCCCGCCAGGATGATGCCAGCTTGTTATTTGGCCACTGGGCAGCACTTGAAGGGCGCACGCCCGACTCGGCGGTCAACGCCCAGACGCTGGATACCGGCTGCGCCTGGGGCGGGTCGCTGACCGCGCTTGACCTTGATTCCGGCCGCCGCACTCGGGTGCCCAGCCAGCGGCGGCAGAAGACGTGA